The Candidatus Cloacimonadota bacterium genome window below encodes:
- a CDS encoding glutamate mutase L, which yields MIDTKYLLITDIGSTNTKSILLQQEEDTYSLVGIEKEATTVESPYDDVKIGLYRVLRHLEKKNGFQLLTPESDEKNVTIAKEVSYLTTSSAGGGLQILVIGLSLNESASSAQRAAYGAGGVILDTLAIDDKRSIIERIQLIDLLRPDIILFSGGIDGGALASVIRMGEMLNVSNPKPKFGVSSKIPLIYAGNVEARDFIQTMFENKFDLHFVPNIRPNMKEENLEPARDEIHRLFMENVMEQAPGYSELKQIVTDAIIPTPSGVIKSLEVISNYFQKHVIAVDIGGATTDIFSNIFGRYYRTVSANYGMSYSITNVMAESGFANIRRWLPSSLDENYIRNYISNKMLYPTYIASDEIQEAIEHAAAREAIDMSQKHHLQMNFQIQRIGLLEMIKSGMTRKFKEAMYYEKTVDKRSFFLRDFDIVIGAGGVFTGTRNRKQVILMLADAFDIEGITEIWRDKDFISPHLGKLSEVDPKLAESLLFKYAYEKLALSIKPIFKAPKKKLKLLDIKMKESGKEENYEILSDSLILLEPTQEAEFEIHCLKGCSLGSHDNPLKLKSDVPLLIDTRKNNRFDFEMMNETLKLYDLKGNGEELKTSFDNLMHHKQIEEGTALLHRNLPYKGEIYAKEGDEVKADTLIGEAKFDPPRLFIINLITLLRIDKDTFKEGLKISEDDEISAGQKIFDIPPKGILSSNIFYHSNIRGVVERINYETGSIYLREIQDYPLKPMKINLAEKLGIKPKDLKGHLKKRENDFVRTGETLARYMFKKDRTDLARGQSTVFTSPTTGTITNIDYEKGIITIQYLKKPYTLHPGVKGKIIQTEENRSVTIEYNGITINGIIGFGRENFGYLKYLDDPDKNDLTAFEGKIIACPQAVDLLLLKKAQAAKIKGLVIPSINNADLTQFLGNEIGVALTGKEPIPYPIILTEGFGNFLMHSTIQDKLKKSDGKEIYLDTFTQIRAGVRRPKIIITD from the coding sequence ATGATTGATACTAAATACCTTCTAATTACAGATATAGGTAGTACAAACACCAAATCCATATTATTACAACAGGAAGAGGATACATATTCTCTTGTCGGTATAGAAAAAGAGGCGACTACTGTTGAATCACCTTATGATGATGTTAAGATTGGTCTTTACCGTGTCTTACGTCACTTAGAAAAGAAGAATGGTTTTCAGCTTCTTACACCTGAATCAGATGAAAAGAATGTAACTATAGCAAAAGAAGTTAGTTACCTCACGACCAGTAGTGCCGGTGGTGGCTTACAAATCCTTGTCATAGGGCTATCTCTCAATGAATCTGCCAGCAGTGCTCAAAGAGCAGCTTATGGTGCCGGTGGAGTAATTCTCGATACTCTTGCCATAGATGACAAACGATCGATCATTGAAAGGATTCAATTAATAGATCTGCTTCGCCCCGATATCATTCTTTTTTCTGGCGGTATAGACGGGGGTGCTTTAGCTTCTGTCATTAGAATGGGGGAGATGCTCAATGTATCTAACCCCAAACCTAAATTCGGTGTATCTTCTAAGATCCCTTTGATCTATGCCGGAAATGTAGAGGCGAGAGATTTTATTCAGACAATGTTTGAAAATAAGTTCGATCTTCATTTTGTGCCCAATATCCGTCCTAATATGAAAGAAGAGAATCTTGAACCGGCAAGAGACGAGATCCATCGTCTATTTATGGAAAATGTAATGGAACAGGCACCCGGTTATAGTGAGTTAAAACAGATCGTAACAGATGCAATAATACCTACACCTTCCGGAGTTATAAAATCACTGGAAGTAATTAGTAATTATTTCCAGAAACATGTTATAGCTGTCGATATCGGAGGAGCTACAACCGATATATTCTCTAACATCTTTGGTAGATACTATCGAACTGTAAGTGCCAACTATGGGATGAGTTATAGTATCACCAATGTCATGGCAGAGAGTGGGTTTGCCAATATCCGCAGATGGTTGCCAAGTAGTCTTGATGAGAATTATATTCGTAATTACATCAGTAATAAGATGTTATATCCTACATACATAGCATCCGATGAGATCCAAGAAGCTATAGAGCATGCAGCGGCAAGAGAAGCCATTGATATGTCCCAAAAACACCACTTGCAAATGAATTTCCAGATCCAGAGAATTGGCCTGTTGGAGATGATCAAAAGTGGTATGACGAGGAAATTCAAAGAAGCCATGTATTATGAAAAAACTGTAGATAAACGTAGCTTTTTCTTAAGAGATTTTGATATTGTCATTGGTGCCGGTGGAGTTTTTACAGGTACTCGAAATCGTAAGCAAGTTATACTTATGTTAGCTGATGCTTTTGATATAGAAGGAATAACAGAGATCTGGCGCGATAAAGATTTCATCTCTCCGCATCTTGGTAAATTGAGTGAAGTTGACCCTAAGTTAGCTGAATCTTTACTTTTTAAATATGCCTATGAGAAACTTGCTCTCTCGATCAAACCGATATTCAAAGCCCCGAAGAAAAAGCTTAAACTGTTAGATATTAAGATGAAAGAGAGTGGTAAAGAAGAAAACTATGAAATTTTATCTGATTCGTTAATACTTCTTGAACCTACTCAGGAAGCAGAATTTGAAATCCATTGTCTTAAGGGTTGTTCTCTCGGTTCTCATGATAATCCGCTGAAGTTAAAAAGTGATGTGCCTTTGTTGATAGATACGCGAAAAAATAATCGTTTTGATTTTGAGATGATGAACGAAACCTTAAAACTTTACGACCTCAAAGGAAATGGGGAAGAGCTAAAAACGAGTTTTGATAATTTAATGCATCATAAGCAGATAGAAGAAGGAACCGCTCTCTTACACCGCAATCTACCCTATAAGGGTGAGATCTATGCTAAAGAGGGTGATGAGGTAAAAGCCGACACCTTAATAGGTGAGGCAAAATTTGACCCACCTAGACTGTTTATCATTAACTTAATAACTCTCTTGAGAATTGATAAAGATACATTTAAGGAGGGTTTAAAAATATCAGAAGATGATGAGATCTCTGCCGGACAGAAGATATTTGATATTCCACCTAAGGGTATACTTAGCTCCAACATCTTCTATCATTCCAATATCAGAGGAGTGGTTGAAAGGATTAATTATGAGACCGGTTCTATCTACTTGAGAGAGATACAGGATTATCCATTAAAACCGATGAAAATCAACTTAGCAGAGAAGCTTGGCATTAAACCGAAAGACTTAAAGGGACATCTCAAGAAGAGAGAGAATGATTTTGTCAGAACAGGAGAAACTCTTGCCAGATATATGTTTAAGAAGGATAGAACTGATCTGGCTAGAGGTCAATCAACTGTCTTTACTTCACCGACAACCGGTACCATAACAAATATTGATTATGAAAAAGGGATAATAACTATCCAATATCTAAAGAAACCATATACTCTTCATCCGGGAGTTAAGGGAAAGATTATTCAGACAGAAGAGAACCGTTCGGTTACTATTGAGTATAATGGAATAACTATCAATGGTATTATCGGTTTTGGTAGAGAAAACTTCGGATATTTGAAATATTTGGATGATCCTGATAAAAACGATCTAACTGCTTTCGAGGGAAAAATTATTGCCTGTCCCCAAGCAGTTGATCTTCTATTGCTCAAAAAAGCTCAAGCAGCAAAAATAAAGGGTTTAGTTATACCATCCATTAACAATGCCGATCTGACTCAATTCTTAGGAAATGAGATCGGGGTAGCACTGACAGGTAAAGAACCAATACCTTACCCAATTATTCTGACTGAAGGATTTGGTAACTTTTTGATGCATTCTACAATTCAGGATAAACTAAAAAAATCAGACGGAAAGGAGATCTATCTCGACACATTCACACAGATCAGAGCAGGAGTAAGAAGACCAAAAATTATTATTACCGACTAG
- a CDS encoding GntR family transcriptional regulator, whose amino-acid sequence MKFFDDQMPIYIQMRQEIEKAIIKGLIKEDEMIPSTRMLSQTYQINQKTAVNALSDLINEQILYKRRGIGIFVSPGSRKKLRERKKKEFREEDLISIIMTGKELGIKKEEILKTIETIYQQEGEEK is encoded by the coding sequence ATGAAATTCTTTGATGATCAGATGCCGATTTACATTCAAATGAGGCAGGAGATCGAAAAAGCAATTATCAAAGGTTTGATAAAAGAAGATGAGATGATACCCTCCACTCGTATGTTATCTCAAACATATCAGATCAATCAAAAGACAGCGGTAAATGCTTTAAGCGATTTAATCAACGAGCAGATCCTATACAAGCGAAGAGGTATAGGAATTTTTGTCAGTCCCGGCTCGAGGAAAAAGTTAAGAGAGCGCAAGAAGAAAGAGTTTCGGGAAGAGGATTTAATTTCTATTATAATGACAGGGAAAGAGCTTGGCATCAAAAAAGAGGAGATATTAAAAACAATAGAGACTATCTATCAGCAAGAAGGAGAAGAGAAATGA
- a CDS encoding ABC transporter ATP-binding protein produces the protein MNAIEISQLSKYYGKFKALDQVNLTIPSGRIIGLFGKNGAGKSTLMKCLLGFLKHDGEIKVMGKPLSEHKHHLFNELAFIPDVSIIDDRLTVQQTIDYVSNINPAWNSLRAQRLQEISKLPMNKKVGKLSKGMKTKLYLMITLSLDVSILLLDEPTIGLDIAFRREFFSTILGEFYDDSKTILISTHQVEEVEHILNDIIFIDEGKIILHDGIEELKNRYSIISVPTEQKDEFMKLNPRLITPKLGSISGLVEKSAVIEGAEYRRPSLTDLFLAEVGGYYEN, from the coding sequence ATGAATGCAATCGAGATATCACAATTAAGCAAGTATTATGGAAAATTTAAGGCATTAGACCAAGTGAATCTCACCATACCGAGTGGCAGAATAATTGGTCTGTTTGGTAAGAATGGAGCAGGTAAATCTACCTTAATGAAATGTCTTTTAGGGTTTTTAAAGCATGATGGTGAAATCAAGGTAATGGGTAAGCCACTATCAGAGCATAAGCATCATCTGTTTAATGAGCTGGCATTTATACCTGATGTTAGTATTATTGATGACCGCTTAACTGTTCAGCAGACAATTGATTATGTCTCGAATATTAACCCTGCATGGAACAGTCTTCGTGCTCAAAGATTACAGGAGATCAGCAAACTACCTATGAATAAGAAAGTGGGAAAACTCTCTAAAGGCATGAAAACAAAGCTTTATCTAATGATTACTCTATCACTCGATGTCAGCATATTGCTGTTAGATGAGCCAACCATTGGCTTGGATATTGCCTTTCGCAGGGAATTTTTCAGCACAATATTAGGCGAGTTTTATGATGATTCCAAAACGATCCTTATATCAACCCATCAGGTAGAGGAAGTAGAGCATATTCTAAACGATATCATCTTTATTGATGAGGGTAAGATCATACTACACGATGGCATTGAAGAACTAAAGAATAGATATAGTATCATTTCTGTCCCGACAGAACAGAAAGATGAATTTATGAAACTTAATCCCAGATTAATTACCCCAAAATTAGGTTCTATCAGCGGGTTAGTAGAGAAGTCAGCGGTAATAGAGGGTGCAGAATATAGACGACCATCATTAACCGACCTCTTTCTCGCGGAAGTAGGAGGATATTATGAAAACTAA